A DNA window from Allokutzneria albata contains the following coding sequences:
- a CDS encoding peptidoglycan D,D-transpeptidase FtsI family protein: protein MNTPLRRVALAMMGMIVLLLANATYVQVIKGDDYRNDPRNQRVLFEEYSRERGKIIVAGGGVIATSEETNNKLRFLRKYPNGPAYAPITGFYSISYAPTQLEKAENNILNGSDSALFVRRLSDLITGRDPKGANVETTINPKIQETAYKQMTDKGFTGSVVAMRPDTGEILGMVSTPSYDPNRIATHDSSARQKAWVELNDDKDKPMLNRTISENYPPGSTFKLVVAAAALENGLTKDHQLTAAPNIQLPGTKTKLENFDSNRCGGGQTASLEESLARSCNTAFAELAGQLGEEKLRAQAKKFGIGEQDLKIPMNVVPSSLGDIPDAAALYQTGIGQRDVKLTPLQDVMIAATIANGGMRMEPQLKKRIVTHDVSVLDEIDPKQAGRAMSASSAETLKQMMIKSEERTTGPGKISGVTIASKTGTAEHGANPKLTKPHAWYVAFAPADKPKIAVVVMVEDGGDRGLEATGGSVAAPIGRAVIRAGLEGG from the coding sequence ATGAACACTCCCCTGCGCCGGGTCGCGCTCGCGATGATGGGCATGATCGTCCTGCTGCTGGCCAACGCCACCTACGTGCAGGTGATCAAGGGCGACGACTACCGCAACGACCCGCGCAACCAGCGGGTGCTCTTCGAGGAGTACTCCAGGGAGCGCGGCAAGATCATCGTCGCCGGGGGCGGGGTGATCGCCACCTCCGAGGAGACCAACAACAAGCTGCGGTTCCTCCGGAAGTACCCGAACGGCCCGGCCTACGCACCGATCACCGGCTTCTACTCGATCAGCTACGCGCCCACCCAGCTGGAGAAGGCCGAGAACAACATCCTCAACGGCTCGGACAGCGCGCTGTTCGTGCGCAGGCTCTCCGACCTGATCACCGGGCGGGACCCCAAGGGCGCCAACGTCGAGACGACGATCAACCCGAAGATCCAGGAGACCGCGTACAAGCAGATGACGGACAAGGGCTTCACCGGCTCCGTCGTCGCGATGCGCCCGGACACCGGCGAGATCCTCGGCATGGTCAGCACGCCGTCCTACGACCCGAACCGGATCGCCACGCACGACTCCTCGGCCCGGCAGAAGGCGTGGGTCGAGCTCAACGACGACAAAGACAAGCCGATGCTGAACCGGACGATCTCGGAGAACTACCCGCCGGGATCGACGTTCAAGCTGGTGGTCGCCGCCGCGGCGCTGGAGAACGGGCTGACCAAGGACCACCAGCTCACCGCGGCGCCGAACATCCAGCTGCCGGGGACCAAGACGAAGCTGGAGAACTTCGACAGCAACCGTTGCGGCGGGGGTCAGACGGCCTCGCTGGAGGAGTCGCTGGCCCGCTCGTGCAACACCGCGTTCGCCGAACTGGCCGGTCAGCTCGGCGAGGAGAAGCTGCGCGCCCAGGCCAAGAAGTTCGGCATCGGCGAGCAGGACCTGAAGATCCCGATGAACGTGGTGCCGTCCTCGCTCGGTGACATCCCGGACGCAGCGGCGCTGTACCAGACCGGCATCGGCCAGCGGGACGTGAAGCTGACCCCGCTGCAGGACGTGATGATCGCGGCGACCATCGCCAACGGCGGCATGCGGATGGAACCGCAGCTGAAGAAGCGGATCGTCACCCACGACGTGAGCGTGCTCGACGAGATCGACCCCAAGCAGGCCGGGCGCGCGATGTCGGCGAGCTCCGCCGAGACGCTCAAGCAGATGATGATCAAGTCGGAGGAGCGGACCACCGGTCCCGGCAAGATCTCCGGCGTCACCATCGCCTCCAAGACCGGAACCGCCGAGCACGGGGCCAACCCGAAGCTGACCAAGCCGCACGCCTGGTACGTGGCCTTCGCCCCGGCGGACAAGCCGAAGATCGCGGTCGTCGTGATGGTCGAGGACGGCGGCGACCGCGGTCTCGAGGCCACCGGTGGTTCCGTCGCGGCACCCATCGGCCGCGCGGTCATCCGCGCCGGGCTGGAAGGTGGCTGA
- a CDS encoding FtsW/RodA/SpoVE family cell cycle protein has protein sequence MGRPASGTNPSLGPVSTPQAPQVQTRRGTELAMLGFAAGLVTLALAISDANQEQELTSSILYYGAAFLALFGLAHFAVRKWAPYADPLILPCVALVNGLGLVMINRLDPAVIARAKELGRTPGSESAPKQVVWMVVGLAVFIAVMWLVKDHRMLAKYGYTAGLAGLVALALPGLLPSSLSEVNGAKIWLRLPGVGSIQPGEFAKILLLIFFAAFLVSKRDLFMAAGRRFAGMELPRARDLAPLLVAWALSVGVLVLEKDLGTSLLFFGIVLVMLYIATERVAWLVIGLTFFFGGCLVAYQLFGHVQVRVQTWLDPFADYFGKGNQISQSLFSLGTGGLGGTGIGGGRPELVTFSQSDFIIAAIGEEFGFIGLAALLIIYLLLVMRGLRSALAVRDTFGKLLAGGLAFAMCWQVFIVVGGVTKLIPLTGLTAPFLSHGGSSLVANYALIALLLRISDAARRPAPQTPKGPKPQQAPIAEASTVLVERPT, from the coding sequence ATGGGGCGTCCGGCATCCGGGACCAACCCCAGCCTGGGGCCGGTCAGCACGCCCCAGGCCCCCCAGGTCCAGACGCGGCGCGGCACCGAACTGGCGATGCTCGGGTTCGCCGCCGGGCTGGTGACCCTGGCACTGGCGATCTCCGACGCCAACCAGGAGCAGGAACTCACCAGCTCGATCCTGTACTACGGCGCGGCGTTCCTCGCGCTGTTCGGTCTCGCCCACTTCGCGGTGCGCAAGTGGGCGCCGTACGCGGACCCGTTGATCCTGCCGTGCGTCGCGCTGGTCAACGGGCTCGGCCTCGTCATGATCAACCGCCTGGACCCCGCGGTGATCGCCCGCGCCAAGGAGCTGGGCCGCACGCCCGGCAGTGAGTCCGCACCGAAGCAGGTGGTGTGGATGGTCGTCGGGCTCGCGGTGTTCATCGCGGTGATGTGGCTGGTCAAGGACCACCGAATGCTGGCGAAGTACGGCTACACCGCCGGGCTCGCCGGCCTGGTCGCGCTCGCGCTGCCCGGTCTGCTGCCGTCCAGCCTCTCCGAGGTCAACGGTGCGAAGATCTGGCTGCGGCTGCCGGGAGTGGGGTCGATCCAGCCCGGTGAGTTCGCCAAGATCCTGCTGCTGATCTTCTTCGCGGCCTTCCTGGTGTCCAAACGCGACCTGTTCATGGCCGCTGGGCGCCGCTTCGCAGGCATGGAACTGCCGAGGGCCCGCGACCTCGCACCGCTGCTCGTGGCCTGGGCGCTCTCGGTCGGCGTCCTGGTGCTGGAGAAGGACCTCGGCACCTCGCTGCTGTTCTTCGGCATCGTGCTGGTGATGCTCTACATCGCGACGGAGCGGGTGGCCTGGCTGGTCATCGGTCTGACCTTCTTCTTCGGCGGTTGCCTGGTCGCCTACCAGCTCTTCGGCCACGTGCAGGTCCGCGTGCAGACCTGGCTCGACCCGTTCGCCGACTACTTCGGCAAGGGCAACCAGATCAGCCAGTCCCTGTTCAGCCTCGGCACCGGCGGGCTCGGCGGCACCGGCATCGGTGGCGGGCGCCCTGAGCTGGTGACCTTCTCGCAGAGCGACTTCATCATCGCCGCGATCGGCGAGGAGTTCGGCTTCATCGGCCTGGCCGCGCTGCTGATCATCTACCTGCTGCTGGTCATGCGCGGTCTGCGCAGCGCCCTCGCCGTGCGCGACACCTTCGGCAAGCTCCTCGCGGGTGGCCTGGCCTTCGCCATGTGCTGGCAGGTGTTCATCGTGGTCGGCGGCGTCACCAAGCTGATCCCGCTGACCGGTCTGACCGCTCCCTTCCTCTCCCACGGCGGTTCGTCGCTCGTCGCCAACTACGCGTTGATCGCGTTGCTGCTGCGCATCTCCGACGCCGCCCGTCGTCCCGCACCGCAGACCCCGAAGGGGCCCAAGCCCCAGCAGGCACCGATCGCGGAGGCCAGCACCGTGCTCGTGGAGCGCCCGACATGA
- a CDS encoding PP2C family protein-serine/threonine phosphatase, with protein sequence MTLVLRYAARSDRGLVRSNNQDSVYAGPRVLALADGMGGHAAGEVASKVVIAAMAPLDDDEPGDDLISQLRDAVIAGNAAISELVQTDPELEGMGTTLTAVLFAGNKLGLVHVGDSRAYLLRDGVFSQITHDDTFVQSLIDEGRITEEEATTHPQRSLLLRALTGHEVEPSFAIREARAGDRFLLCSDGLSGPVSQETLDDAMRIPDPQACADRLIELALRSGGPDNVTCIVADVVDVDYGENNPIVGGAAGDGSDDPPPPDTPAARASAINPQRNNAPQRVAMETPPPPKRRSKLRGFLITLLVLALLAGGGFVLRWWVLQQYYVGVNDQEKVAIFQGLRGDVLGFKLQREVEGSCAPDAPQPCEEVSLKDLKNLGKDLVRNGITNDNVDGIEGARMAVRRLRVDWLLPVCPAGGTGQLPTPPPGPSGSVPPPTTTTTPPPADPNTPQDPNNPQPSPTPKPTPGVDCRTVG encoded by the coding sequence GGCGGCCATGCCGCCGGTGAGGTCGCGAGCAAGGTCGTCATCGCCGCGATGGCCCCGCTCGACGACGACGAGCCGGGCGACGACCTGATCAGTCAGCTCCGGGACGCGGTGATCGCGGGCAACGCGGCCATCTCGGAGCTCGTGCAGACCGACCCCGAACTGGAGGGCATGGGCACGACGCTCACCGCCGTCCTGTTCGCCGGGAACAAGCTCGGCCTGGTGCACGTCGGTGACTCACGCGCGTACCTGTTGCGCGACGGGGTCTTCTCCCAGATCACCCACGACGACACCTTCGTCCAGTCGTTGATCGACGAAGGCCGGATCACCGAGGAGGAGGCGACCACCCACCCGCAGCGCTCACTGCTGCTGCGCGCCCTGACCGGGCACGAGGTGGAGCCGAGCTTCGCGATCCGGGAGGCGCGGGCGGGTGACCGGTTCCTGCTCTGCTCGGACGGCCTGTCCGGGCCGGTGAGCCAGGAGACCCTCGACGACGCGATGCGCATCCCCGACCCGCAGGCGTGCGCCGACCGGCTCATCGAGCTGGCGCTGCGCAGCGGCGGACCGGACAACGTCACGTGCATCGTCGCGGACGTGGTCGACGTCGACTACGGCGAGAACAACCCGATCGTCGGCGGCGCCGCCGGGGACGGCAGCGACGACCCGCCGCCGCCGGACACCCCCGCCGCCAGGGCCAGCGCCATCAACCCGCAGCGCAACAACGCGCCGCAGCGGGTGGCCATGGAGACTCCCCCGCCGCCGAAGCGCAGGAGCAAGCTGCGCGGCTTCCTGATCACGCTGCTGGTGCTCGCGCTGCTCGCGGGCGGCGGCTTCGTGCTCAGGTGGTGGGTGCTCCAGCAGTACTACGTCGGGGTGAACGACCAGGAGAAGGTCGCGATCTTCCAGGGCCTCCGCGGCGACGTGCTCGGCTTCAAGCTGCAGCGCGAGGTCGAGGGCTCCTGCGCTCCGGACGCGCCCCAGCCGTGCGAGGAGGTCTCGCTCAAGGACCTCAAGAACCTCGGCAAGGACCTGGTGCGCAACGGCATCACCAACGACAACGTCGACGGTATCGAGGGCGCCAGGATGGCGGTCCGCCGGTTGCGGGTGGACTGGCTGCTGCCCGTGTGCCCGGCGGGCGGTACCGGTCAGCTGCCGACCCCGCCCCCGGGGCCGAGCGGATCGGTGCCACCGCCCACCACGACCACCACGCCGCCTCCGGCCGACCCGAACACCCCGCAGGACCCGAACAATCCGCAGCCGTCGCCGACGCCCAAGCCGACGCCGGGTGTGGACTGCCGGACGGTGGGCTGA